Proteins encoded in a region of the Phocoena phocoena chromosome X, mPhoPho1.1, whole genome shotgun sequence genome:
- the EIF2S3 gene encoding eukaryotic translation initiation factor 2 subunit 3 isoform X2 gives MAGGEAGVTLGQPHLSRQDLNTLDVTKLTPLSHEVISRQATINIGTIGHVAHGKSTVVKAISGVHTVRFKNELERNITIKLGYANAKIYKLDDPSCPRPECYRSCGSSTPDEFPTDIPGTKGNFKLVRHVSFVDCPGHDILMATMLNGAAVMDAALLLIAGNESCPQPQTSEHLAAIEIMKLKHILILQNKIDLVKESQAKEQYEQILAFVQGTVAEGAPIIPISAQLKYNIEVVCEYIVKKIPVPPRDFTSEPRLIVIRSFDVNKPGCEVDDLKGGVAGGSILKGVLKEIEVRPGIVSKDSEGKLMCKPIFSKIVSLFAEHNDLQYAAPGGLIGVGTKIDPTLCRADRMVGQVLGAVGALPEIFTELEISYFLLRRLLGVRTEGDKKAAKVQKLSKNEVLMVNIGSLSTGGRVSAVKADLGKIVLTNPVCTEVGEKIALSRRVEKHWRLIGWGQIRRGVTIKPTVDDD, from the exons ATGGCGGGGGGCGAGGCTGGTGTGACTTTAGGGCAGCCGCATCTGTCTCGGCAAGATCTCAACACTTTG GATGTTACCAAGTTGACGCCACTTTCACATGAAGTTATCAGCAGACAGGCCACAATTAATATAG GTACAATTGGTCATGTAGCTCATGGGAAGTCTACGGTTGTAAAAGCTATTTCTGGAGTTCACACTGTCAGGTTCAAAAATGAACTAGAAAGAAATATTACAATCAAACTTGGCTATGCTAATGCTAAG ATTTATAAACTTGACGACCCAAGTTGTCCTCGGCCAGAATGTTATAGATCCTGTGGAAGTAGTACACCCGATGAGTTTCCTACAGATATTCCAGGGACCAAAGGGAACTTCAAATTAGTCAG ACATGTTTCCTTTGTTGACTGTCCTGGCCACGATATTTTGATGGCTACTATGCTGAATGGTGCCGCAGTGATGGATGCAGCTCTTCTGTTGATAG CTGGTAATGAGTCTTGTCCTCAGCCCCAGACTTCTGAACACCTGGCTGCTATAGAAATCATGAAACTGAAGCATATTTTGattctacaaaataaaattgatttggtAAAAGAAAGCCAGGCTAAAGAACAGTATGAACAGATCCTTGCATTTGTACAAG GTACAGTAGCAGAAGGAGCTCCTATTATTCCAATTTCTGCTCAGCTAAAGTACAATATTGAAGTTGTCTGTGAGTACATAGTAAAGAAAATTCCAGTACCCCCAAGAGACTTTACTTCAGAACCCCGACTTATTG ttattaGATCCTTTGATGTCAACAAACCTGGCTGTGAAGTTGATGACCTTAAGGGGGGTGTAGCTGGTGGTAGTATTCTAAAAGGAGTATTAAAG GAGATAGAAGTCAGACCTGGTATTGTTTCCAAAGACAGTGAAGGAAAGCTCATGTGTAAACCCATCTTTTCCAAAATTGTATCACTTTTCGCAGAGCATAATGATCTTCAGTATGCTGCTCCAGGAGGTCTTATTG GAGTTGGAACGAAAATTGACCCCACTTTGTGCCGGGCTGACAGAATGGTGGGGCAGGTACTTGGTGCAGTTGGAGCTTTACCTGAGATCTTCACAGAACTGGAAATTTCCTATTTCCTGCTTAGACGGCTTCTAGGTGTACGCACTGAAGGAGACAAGAAAGCAGCAAAA GTGCAAAAGCTGTCTAAGAATGAAGTGCTTATGGTGAACATAGGATCCCTGTCGACAGGAGGAAGAGTTAGTGCAGTCAAGGCTGATTTGGGCAAAATTGTTTTGACTAATCCTGTGTGCACAGAAGTGGGAGAAAAAATTGCACTTAGCCGAAGAGTTGAGAAACACTGGCG TTTAATTGGTTGGGGTCAAATAAGAAGAGGAGTGACAATCAAGCCAACAGTAGATGATGACTGA
- the EIF2S3 gene encoding eukaryotic translation initiation factor 2 subunit 3 isoform X1, which produces MAGGEAGVTLGQPHLSRQDLNTLDVTKLTPLSHEVISRQATINIGTIGHVAHGKSTVVKAISGVHTVRFKNELERNITIKLGYANAKIYKLDDPSCPRPECYRSCGSSTPDEFPTDIPGTKGNFKLVRHVSFVDCPGHDILMATMLNGAAVMDAALLLIAGNESCPQPQTSEHLAAIEIMKLKHILILQNKIDLVKESQAKEQYEQILAFVQGTVAEGAPIIPISAQLKYNIEVVCEYIVKKIPVPPRDFTSEPRLIVIRSFDVNKPGCEVDDLKGGVAGGSILKGVLKVGQEIEVRPGIVSKDSEGKLMCKPIFSKIVSLFAEHNDLQYAAPGGLIGVGTKIDPTLCRADRMVGQVLGAVGALPEIFTELEISYFLLRRLLGVRTEGDKKAAKVQKLSKNEVLMVNIGSLSTGGRVSAVKADLGKIVLTNPVCTEVGEKIALSRRVEKHWRLIGWGQIRRGVTIKPTVDDD; this is translated from the exons ATGGCGGGGGGCGAGGCTGGTGTGACTTTAGGGCAGCCGCATCTGTCTCGGCAAGATCTCAACACTTTG GATGTTACCAAGTTGACGCCACTTTCACATGAAGTTATCAGCAGACAGGCCACAATTAATATAG GTACAATTGGTCATGTAGCTCATGGGAAGTCTACGGTTGTAAAAGCTATTTCTGGAGTTCACACTGTCAGGTTCAAAAATGAACTAGAAAGAAATATTACAATCAAACTTGGCTATGCTAATGCTAAG ATTTATAAACTTGACGACCCAAGTTGTCCTCGGCCAGAATGTTATAGATCCTGTGGAAGTAGTACACCCGATGAGTTTCCTACAGATATTCCAGGGACCAAAGGGAACTTCAAATTAGTCAG ACATGTTTCCTTTGTTGACTGTCCTGGCCACGATATTTTGATGGCTACTATGCTGAATGGTGCCGCAGTGATGGATGCAGCTCTTCTGTTGATAG CTGGTAATGAGTCTTGTCCTCAGCCCCAGACTTCTGAACACCTGGCTGCTATAGAAATCATGAAACTGAAGCATATTTTGattctacaaaataaaattgatttggtAAAAGAAAGCCAGGCTAAAGAACAGTATGAACAGATCCTTGCATTTGTACAAG GTACAGTAGCAGAAGGAGCTCCTATTATTCCAATTTCTGCTCAGCTAAAGTACAATATTGAAGTTGTCTGTGAGTACATAGTAAAGAAAATTCCAGTACCCCCAAGAGACTTTACTTCAGAACCCCGACTTATTG ttattaGATCCTTTGATGTCAACAAACCTGGCTGTGAAGTTGATGACCTTAAGGGGGGTGTAGCTGGTGGTAGTATTCTAAAAGGAGTATTAAAG gTGGGCCAGGAGATAGAAGTCAGACCTGGTATTGTTTCCAAAGACAGTGAAGGAAAGCTCATGTGTAAACCCATCTTTTCCAAAATTGTATCACTTTTCGCAGAGCATAATGATCTTCAGTATGCTGCTCCAGGAGGTCTTATTG GAGTTGGAACGAAAATTGACCCCACTTTGTGCCGGGCTGACAGAATGGTGGGGCAGGTACTTGGTGCAGTTGGAGCTTTACCTGAGATCTTCACAGAACTGGAAATTTCCTATTTCCTGCTTAGACGGCTTCTAGGTGTACGCACTGAAGGAGACAAGAAAGCAGCAAAA GTGCAAAAGCTGTCTAAGAATGAAGTGCTTATGGTGAACATAGGATCCCTGTCGACAGGAGGAAGAGTTAGTGCAGTCAAGGCTGATTTGGGCAAAATTGTTTTGACTAATCCTGTGTGCACAGAAGTGGGAGAAAAAATTGCACTTAGCCGAAGAGTTGAGAAACACTGGCG TTTAATTGGTTGGGGTCAAATAAGAAGAGGAGTGACAATCAAGCCAACAGTAGATGATGACTGA